In a genomic window of Methanosarcina horonobensis HB-1 = JCM 15518:
- a CDS encoding EamA family transporter, protein MYWLIYAFSGPVLWALSTHIDKYLVERYFKQGSVAVLMVFTAIIGALALPFVWLFHPGVVALDPESMVIIAASGILYMSAIYFYLQALQTEEASTIAPFFQAAGVFGLILGYFILGEQISYSQIIGVLLIIAGSIVLSLRFGQGTSRVKKQLVVLMLLCALAISLGSLIFKFYAVRDEFWTTTFWNFFGQALFGVILMLAAENRKQFSEMIHANAGALLSVNMANELINLGGNLGVRYTLLLAPLGVVQAISSTTSFFVLFFGVILSLFFPNLAREEISIGSLMQKIIATTLVIAGVLLISMQ, encoded by the coding sequence ATGTATTGGCTTATTTATGCGTTTTCCGGGCCCGTTCTGTGGGCGCTATCCACACACATCGATAAGTATCTGGTGGAACGCTATTTCAAACAGGGAAGCGTGGCGGTGCTGATGGTCTTTACTGCGATCATCGGTGCTCTTGCCTTGCCCTTTGTCTGGCTTTTCCATCCTGGCGTAGTTGCATTGGACCCCGAATCTATGGTGATCATAGCAGCTTCGGGAATCCTTTACATGAGTGCGATCTATTTCTACCTCCAGGCATTGCAGACAGAGGAAGCATCAACGATCGCACCATTCTTCCAGGCGGCAGGAGTCTTCGGGCTTATCCTGGGATATTTCATCCTTGGGGAACAAATTTCTTATTCTCAAATCATCGGCGTTTTGCTGATCATTGCCGGATCGATTGTCCTTTCTTTGAGGTTTGGGCAAGGCACCAGCCGCGTTAAAAAACAGCTGGTTGTTTTGATGCTCCTTTGTGCCCTGGCGATTTCGCTGGGTTCTCTTATTTTTAAATTCTATGCTGTACGTGACGAATTCTGGACTACCACCTTCTGGAACTTCTTTGGCCAGGCATTGTTTGGAGTGATTTTAATGTTGGCTGCCGAAAACCGCAAACAATTTTCAGAAATGATTCATGCCAATGCAGGAGCTTTGCTTTCTGTGAATATGGCAAATGAACTGATTAACCTGGGTGGCAACCTGGGTGTGCGCTACACGCTTCTTCTAGCGCCCCTGGGAGTCGTGCAGGCTATTTCCAGTACAACTTCATTTTTCGTTCTCTTCTTCGGCGTCATCCTTTCGCTCTTTTTCCCGAATCTCGCAAGAGAGGAGATCAGCATTGGCAGCCTCATGCAAAAAATCATAGCCACTACCCTTGTTATTGCTGGAGTTCTATTGATCAGCATGCAATAG
- a CDS encoding carotenoid biosynthesis protein, protein MPLLNLCFLAFEILVLVLFLACLQNAWQRGSWVAWQLLAGVLFGLLLEWATIQQLNAYEYGCFLVMLGPVPVVIGVAWGTIIYSVRSFSDKTNLPEWARPVLDGLMALNIDLSMDAIAIRLGMWDWGNGFDYQYFGVPYNNFWAWFWVVFSFSASLRLLSKLPGFWGRWFSPAGVIICGTAGVLITNELITNISNDLIHYATIITVLGGALLLILALRPEVSIQSQAAFVFLVPLGFHAYFLIAGLVSSAILDPPFLLVVSMVMSIIALWLHRDALNYWYRSKYVTYILNKIF, encoded by the coding sequence ATGCCCTTGCTAAATCTATGCTTTCTCGCCTTCGAGATTCTGGTTTTAGTGCTCTTTCTGGCCTGTCTGCAAAATGCATGGCAACGAGGCTCTTGGGTAGCCTGGCAACTTCTTGCCGGGGTGCTCTTCGGCTTGCTGCTGGAATGGGCTACAATCCAACAGCTCAACGCCTACGAGTACGGATGCTTTTTGGTAATGCTTGGGCCTGTCCCTGTGGTCATTGGGGTGGCCTGGGGAACTATCATCTATAGCGTTCGCTCCTTTTCCGATAAAACTAATCTTCCAGAATGGGCACGACCGGTGCTCGATGGCCTGATGGCCTTGAACATCGACCTTTCCATGGATGCAATAGCCATCCGCCTGGGCATGTGGGATTGGGGAAATGGTTTTGATTATCAGTACTTCGGTGTTCCTTACAACAACTTCTGGGCATGGTTCTGGGTTGTGTTCTCATTTTCAGCAAGCCTTCGATTACTATCAAAGCTCCCTGGCTTCTGGGGACGTTGGTTCTCCCCTGCAGGAGTTATAATCTGCGGCACTGCGGGCGTGCTTATTACCAACGAGCTCATTACCAACATTTCCAATGACCTGATACATTATGCTACTATCATTACAGTCTTAGGAGGTGCTCTGCTATTGATTTTGGCACTACGCCCAGAAGTCTCGATCCAGTCTCAGGCTGCATTTGTCTTTCTTGTGCCTCTCGGATTTCATGCTTATTTCCTGATAGCAGGATTAGTTTCAAGCGCCATCCTTGACCCGCCCTTTTTGCTAGTGGTAAGTATGGTTATGAGCATAATAGCACTATGGCTTCATCGTGATGCTCTAAATTACTGGTATCGGTCTAAATATGTCACTTATATTTTAAATAAAATTTTTTAG
- a CDS encoding group I truncated hemoglobin: MKSQIKRAIAILLAVCFLVSLTDTAVSAAYANGGELDDTEDKVVNETCKEVKNEGKQEKSLYERLGGIYAIALVVNRFSDTVVNDTVAGKNSKNPALRDWHNNKLNRLPGLKFMRTLWVAAVSGGPFNYTGKNLADAHRDLRISPEEFDAVAADLEESLDYYNVPEREKQEVLAAFAAHKNEVTAGYFEAKLNESVNNNTSVNNINECKRY, translated from the coding sequence ATGAAAAGTCAAATCAAAAGGGCAATAGCTATTTTGCTGGCAGTCTGTTTTTTAGTGTCATTGACTGATACGGCAGTAAGTGCAGCATATGCTAATGGCGGAGAGCTTGATGATACGGAAGATAAAGTAGTAAACGAGACGTGTAAGGAAGTAAAGAATGAGGGGAAACAAGAAAAATCTTTGTATGAACGTCTTGGTGGGATCTATGCCATCGCATTGGTAGTGAATCGTTTCAGCGATACAGTTGTGAACGATACGGTTGCTGGCAAAAATTCAAAAAACCCTGCCCTAAGGGATTGGCACAACAATAAATTAAATAGATTGCCAGGCCTCAAATTCATGAGAACTCTATGGGTTGCCGCAGTGTCAGGTGGACCATTCAACTATACAGGCAAAAACCTTGCAGATGCTCATCGTGACTTGCGAATCTCACCTGAGGAGTTCGATGCGGTCGCAGCAGATCTCGAAGAATCACTTGACTACTACAATGTTCCTGAACGAGAAAAACAGGAAGTCTTAGCTGCCTTCGCAGCACATAAGAATGAGGTAACTGCCGGTTATTTCGAAGCGAAATTAAACGAAAGTGTGAACAATAATACAAGTGTAAACAATATTAACGAGTGTAAACGATACTGA
- a CDS encoding DUF2769 domain-containing protein, translating to MNTSGNSKVPYTRENIKKCMCPKCPVQADSKCAKDKLNSLTKELESAREGEVPEPQNVPGIYCSTGKATCQDLNPKEQCICYTCAVWKEYNLGDGTPSMYFCQNGKAV from the coding sequence ATGAATACGAGTGGTAATTCGAAAGTTCCGTACACTAGAGAAAATATAAAAAAATGTATGTGCCCAAAATGTCCTGTCCAGGCTGACAGCAAATGTGCAAAGGATAAACTTAACAGCTTAACAAAGGAATTGGAAAGTGCACGAGAAGGAGAGGTTCCTGAACCTCAGAACGTCCCAGGAATATACTGTTCAACGGGTAAAGCTACCTGTCAGGATCTTAACCCTAAAGAACAATGCATATGTTACACCTGCGCTGTCTGGAAAGAATACAATCTCGGAGACGGCACTCCTTCGATGTATTTCTGCCAGAACGGTAAAGCAGTTTGA
- a CDS encoding FAD-dependent oxidoreductase — MIFKTNVIETVQRTPDIKSIRFEKPQGFHYLAGQYIFVTLGNGPDQMTKHFTLSSSPTEGFLEITKRLTGHPFANALASLSSGDKVSMMGAYGDFTFQGEYDKVGMLSGGIGITPLRSMIKYSIDKKLSVNIILLYSNRFEDDIAFRNELKNMQTENSNIKVVETITKPGPDWKGESGRINAEMIKKFMPDYMESTFYSSGPQKMVDAMVSLLKELGVPEKQIRQEYFPGYD, encoded by the coding sequence ATGATTTTTAAAACAAATGTAATTGAGACTGTTCAGAGAACACCTGATATAAAGAGCATAAGATTTGAGAAGCCTCAGGGATTTCATTACCTTGCAGGCCAGTATATATTCGTGACTCTGGGTAACGGTCCTGACCAGATGACAAAACACTTTACATTGTCCAGTAGCCCTACTGAAGGCTTTCTCGAGATTACCAAGAGACTGACAGGCCATCCCTTTGCAAATGCTCTGGCAAGCCTGAGTTCAGGTGATAAGGTTTCTATGATGGGAGCTTATGGCGATTTCACCTTCCAGGGCGAGTATGATAAGGTAGGCATGCTGTCAGGAGGTATAGGTATAACTCCATTACGAAGTATGATCAAATACTCAATCGATAAGAAGCTAAGTGTTAACATAATCCTGCTTTACTCCAATAGATTTGAGGATGATATAGCCTTCAGAAATGAACTGAAGAATATGCAGACTGAAAACTCAAACATAAAAGTAGTTGAAACAATTACCAAACCCGGTCCAGACTGGAAAGGGGAGTCAGGAAGAATCAATGCTGAGATGATTAAAAAATTTATGCCGGATTATATGGAAAGCACATTCTACTCAAGTGGCCCACAGAAGATGGTAGATGCAATGGTCTCTCTTTTAAAGGAGCTGGGAGTTCCGGAGAAGCAGATTAGGCAAGAATACTTTCCCGGCTATGATTGA
- a CDS encoding Rieske (2Fe-2S) protein: MKKFYLREQEFLVVNLNGQLHCLDGRCTHAGAPLAEGTLEGEVLTCPWHYSRFKITDGSVINGPAKKPLNVYRYEIKDGQLLLELKTKTRFYTL, translated from the coding sequence ATGAAGAAATTCTATCTGAGGGAGCAGGAGTTCCTAGTTGTCAACTTAAATGGCCAGCTCCACTGCCTTGATGGTAGGTGTACCCATGCAGGGGCACCCCTGGCAGAAGGGACTTTGGAAGGAGAAGTCCTTACCTGCCCCTGGCATTATTCACGATTCAAAATTACAGATGGCTCAGTGATTAATGGACCTGCAAAGAAGCCCCTGAATGTTTATAGATATGAGATAAAGGATGGTCAATTGCTGTTGGAGCTTAAGACAAAGACAAGATTTTACACTTTATGA
- a CDS encoding glycoside hydrolase family 15 protein encodes MPETLVSRTRASHSELGITIETNEGVHNYLDVYLKKLIIHNKEDSQRKTRLFFSHDFHIYGDDFGDTAMYDSALNSIIHYKRKRYFLIDGVTGQGKGIYQFATGVKEIPGMEGTWVDAEDGLLGGFPISQGSVDSTVSFELDLAPRSYEVLYYWIACGQDLNDVQNLDSRIKRTGVEQLLLETENYFAAWVNKKGLNLNILPNEITRMFKESLLIMRAGMDNGGGIIASCDSDNLQFNRDTYAYIWMRDGAFIANAWDLAGFQDVSRLFFQFCNKTMTTKGYFHHKYAPDGSVGSSWLASIDQNGRIRLPIQEDETAIVLYALWKHFESHNDIEFIAKVYDKLVVKASEFLLDYIDPKTGLPRPSFDLWEEKVGTFTWTVSAVYAALIAAANFAKVFFDRDRQEVLSSAAEGIRKAMITYLYNSNMHRFAKAINEDGSQDMTIDSSLSGVFLFEVFDASDEVVEGTMRAVADKLWVKTDIGGVARYENDGYFRVSKNVAGNPWFICTLWLARWHIARASRLDQLKEGLDLLFWATKHAQPSGVMGEQIDPSTGAPLSVSPLFWSHAEFVTAVCKYLNRYNEISSFVAIKGRDADVPKTM; translated from the coding sequence ATGCCAGAGACACTAGTCAGCAGGACCAGAGCTAGCCACTCGGAGTTGGGCATCACTATAGAAACCAATGAAGGAGTCCATAATTATTTGGATGTTTACCTTAAGAAATTGATAATCCATAACAAAGAGGATTCACAGAGGAAAACCAGACTCTTCTTCAGTCATGACTTTCACATATATGGCGACGATTTTGGCGATACCGCAATGTATGACTCTGCCCTAAACTCTATAATCCATTATAAGCGTAAACGCTACTTCCTTATTGATGGTGTCACTGGTCAAGGCAAAGGGATCTATCAGTTTGCTACTGGAGTCAAAGAGATACCCGGCATGGAAGGCACCTGGGTAGATGCAGAGGATGGACTGCTAGGCGGATTCCCCATTTCCCAAGGATCTGTAGATTCGACGGTTTCCTTTGAGCTTGATCTGGCACCCAGGTCCTATGAAGTACTCTATTACTGGATAGCCTGTGGCCAAGATTTGAATGATGTACAGAATCTTGATTCCAGGATTAAAAGGACAGGTGTAGAACAACTGCTCCTGGAGACTGAAAACTATTTTGCCGCTTGGGTGAACAAGAAGGGATTAAACCTTAACATTTTGCCTAACGAGATAACAAGAATGTTCAAGGAATCATTGCTGATAATGAGAGCAGGCATGGACAACGGCGGTGGTATAATCGCCTCATGTGATTCTGATAACCTTCAATTCAATAGAGATACCTATGCATACATCTGGATGAGGGATGGAGCCTTCATAGCCAACGCTTGGGACCTGGCAGGCTTTCAGGATGTCTCCAGACTATTCTTCCAATTCTGCAATAAGACGATGACTACTAAGGGGTATTTCCATCACAAGTATGCCCCAGATGGCTCTGTAGGCAGCAGCTGGCTCGCATCCATCGACCAAAACGGCAGAATTCGACTTCCAATTCAGGAAGACGAGACTGCTATAGTTCTCTATGCTCTTTGGAAGCACTTTGAGAGCCACAATGATATCGAATTCATAGCGAAAGTTTACGATAAGCTGGTGGTAAAGGCTTCAGAGTTTCTTCTGGATTATATTGATCCCAAAACAGGGCTTCCCAGGCCATCCTTCGATCTATGGGAGGAAAAAGTAGGGACATTTACCTGGACCGTCTCTGCAGTCTATGCTGCCCTAATAGCTGCTGCTAATTTTGCAAAGGTCTTCTTTGATAGAGATCGTCAAGAGGTCTTGAGCAGTGCTGCAGAAGGTATCAGAAAAGCAATGATTACCTATCTATATAATAGCAATATGCACAGATTTGCTAAAGCGATCAATGAGGACGGGTCTCAGGATATGACTATAGACAGCAGCCTTTCAGGGGTCTTCTTATTCGAAGTTTTCGATGCATCTGACGAAGTCGTCGAGGGCACAATGAGGGCAGTTGCAGATAAACTCTGGGTAAAAACGGATATAGGAGGCGTTGCACGCTATGAGAATGATGGATATTTCCGTGTCTCTAAAAATGTTGCCGGAAACCCCTGGTTCATATGCACCCTATGGCTAGCCAGGTGGCACATTGCCAGGGCTTCCAGGCTGGATCAGCTCAAAGAAGGTTTAGATCTGCTTTTCTGGGCTACAAAACACGCTCAACCTTCAGGGGTAATGGGGGAGCAGATAGACCCCAGTACCGGAGCACCTTTGAGCGTTTCTCCACTATTCTGGAGCCATGCGGAGTTTGTAACCGCTGTGTGCAAATATTTGAACAGGTATAATGAGATATCATCTTTTGTCGCCATCAAGGGCAGGGATGCAGATGTACCTAAAACTATGTAA
- a CDS encoding inositol polyphosphate kinase family protein, with amino-acid sequence MGAKSEPIGEQSLNLILMAGHAGSFREIDEGRKIAKRTNQKEYEIYASPSELREIIPAVERTSKDNQEVSDMGENVVIMQNLFYGIRAQSLVALDIKIGKSTASRAQLLESGEKSQAGAFFKEVKMRFYDHYTKSSTRGWRFIPVSDRNRAKIGRNSEIFLRKQLDRISVNKDAVLRSIISQLDLIKKKMEQSQKTFIASSVLIVIDLQHPEDVRAKLIDLAHPIDVSNKLFQKNKENFNEGINALIAFFKSRAAG; translated from the coding sequence ATGGGAGCGAAGTCTGAGCCTATTGGAGAACAGTCCTTAAATCTCATTCTAATGGCCGGGCATGCTGGAAGTTTTCGAGAAATCGATGAGGGCAGGAAAATAGCAAAAAGGACAAATCAAAAAGAATATGAGATCTATGCCAGTCCAAGTGAGCTTCGAGAGATTATACCTGCTGTAGAGCGAACAAGCAAGGATAATCAAGAAGTAAGTGATATGGGCGAGAATGTTGTAATAATGCAGAACTTATTTTATGGTATCCGAGCGCAATCACTTGTAGCTCTTGATATAAAAATAGGGAAAAGTACAGCTTCGAGAGCTCAACTATTGGAGTCCGGGGAAAAAAGTCAAGCTGGGGCTTTTTTTAAAGAAGTGAAGATGAGGTTTTACGACCATTATACTAAATCTTCTACTCGAGGATGGCGGTTTATTCCAGTAAGTGATAGAAATAGGGCAAAAATAGGTCGAAATTCCGAGATATTCTTGAGGAAACAACTTGATAGAATAAGTGTGAATAAAGATGCCGTGTTAAGAAGTATTATAAGTCAACTTGATCTGATTAAAAAGAAAATGGAGCAAAGTCAAAAAACATTTATCGCATCTAGTGTCCTGATTGTAATCGATCTTCAGCATCCGGAGGATGTACGTGCAAAGTTGATTGATTTAGCGCATCCTATCGATGTGAGTAATAAACTGTTTCAAAAAAATAAAGAAAATTTTAATGAAGGAATAAATGCACTTATTGCTTTTTTTAAAAGCCGTGCAGCCGGATGA
- a CDS encoding MerR family transcriptional regulator, which yields MSVDQIPIGKFSFMTRLSQKALRLYDRKGLLVPEAKDPFTGYRYYTVPQLEKGMKIKTLSFLGFSLEEISMLLDAESNGNYEQMEACFRKKLEETRTGIGKLQRIEGILQGACKHNGKIMELFKMSVTEPVIKEIPEFRVVSKREKGTFDGTIHKLIGEICACVSSPENQRNRVKVTGPIMFLCHDEEYKETDADIEIALPVSGRVSVEDPKMEIKTIPAARVVSVIYRGPYPGVEAGYNRALSFARENNLESFGPSRELYLNDPAEVPEEELMTEVQIQVREK from the coding sequence ATGTCGGTAGATCAGATCCCAATCGGTAAATTCTCTTTCATGACCCGCCTCTCGCAAAAAGCTCTCAGGCTATATGACCGGAAAGGGTTGCTTGTTCCGGAAGCAAAGGACCCTTTTACCGGGTACCGTTACTATACTGTTCCTCAGCTGGAAAAAGGAATGAAAATTAAAACCTTAAGCTTCCTTGGTTTTTCCCTGGAAGAGATTTCCATGCTACTGGATGCGGAAAGTAATGGAAACTACGAGCAGATGGAAGCATGTTTCAGGAAGAAACTTGAAGAGACACGAACCGGAATCGGAAAACTGCAACGGATCGAGGGCATTTTGCAGGGCGCCTGCAAACATAATGGAAAAATTATGGAGTTGTTTAAGATGTCTGTTACAGAACCCGTTATTAAGGAAATTCCCGAATTTAGAGTGGTAAGCAAGCGTGAAAAAGGGACTTTTGACGGAACCATCCATAAACTTATAGGCGAAATCTGTGCATGTGTCAGCAGCCCTGAAAACCAGCGGAACAGGGTAAAGGTCACGGGCCCTATTATGTTCCTCTGCCATGACGAGGAATACAAAGAAACTGACGCCGATATTGAGATTGCCCTTCCGGTTTCGGGCAGAGTCTCAGTAGAAGACCCTAAAATGGAGATTAAAACCATACCTGCTGCAAGGGTGGTTTCTGTTATCTATCGGGGTCCGTATCCCGGAGTTGAAGCCGGCTACAATCGGGCTCTTTCATTTGCCAGAGAGAATAATCTAGAATCTTTCGGCCCGAGCAGAGAACTATATCTTAACGATCCGGCAGAAGTCCCGGAAGAAGAACTCATGACTGAAGTTCAGATTCAGGTCAGGGAAAAGTAA
- a CDS encoding PKD domain-containing protein, which produces MGKQKSDRTRKILSIFTVTIFLISITVASVSAQNGETLFPIEPGANETEEIIEPTEEVIEEVIEPTEEVAEPTEEVIEPTEEVTEPTEEVIEPTEEVVEPTEEVVEPTEEVVEPTEEVVEPTEEVVEPTEEVVEPTEEVTEAIETIPVETIPQEDVIVSGDNVTVPEEAVTPPEENVSLPEIISPALETNGTFTIINEDNTTSTLELGPDTGGVAVNPNDTRAYVTNINNNTVSVINTINNSVEATINVGNYPSGIAFAGEKAYVTNVNSNTVTVINTINNNVIGTINVGERPGAIAVAGDKAYVTNINSNTVTVINTINNNVIGTINVGERPAGIAVAGEKAYVTNANSNTVTVINTINNNIIGTINVGSYPTGVAVAGEKAFVCNANSNTVTVINTINNNIIGTINVGEYPAAISVIGNEAHVTNLNSNTVTVINTINNNIISTVPSRSIPVPPSGHCVCVIPVQKPPCPTCPCPTCPSVPKCPTANFTSSLVLVVKFTDLSKEANKWYWTFGDGTNSTEQNPIHVYNKPGNYKVNLTVSNNNCTVRKSSVVNVCTCPK; this is translated from the coding sequence ATGGGGAAACAAAAATCTGATAGAACACGCAAGATACTGAGTATTTTCACGGTAACTATTTTTCTAATATCAATAACTGTTGCGTCAGTAAGCGCACAGAATGGAGAAACATTATTCCCAATAGAGCCCGGTGCTAATGAAACAGAAGAAATAATAGAACCTACAGAAGAAGTAATAGAAGAAGTAATAGAACCTACAGAAGAAGTAGCAGAGCCTACCGAAGAAGTAATAGAACCTACCGAAGAGGTAACGGAACCTACCGAAGAAGTAATAGAACCTACCGAAGAGGTAGTAGAACCTACCGAAGAGGTAGTAGAGCCTACTGAGGAGGTAGTAGAACCCACTGAAGAGGTAGTAGAACCCACTGAAGAGGTAGTAGAACCCACTGAAGAGGTAGTAGAACCTACCGAAGAGGTAACGGAAGCAATTGAAACAATACCTGTTGAAACAATACCACAGGAAGATGTAATAGTATCAGGAGATAATGTAACAGTACCAGAAGAGGCTGTAACACCACCAGAGGAGAATGTATCATTACCTGAAATCATATCACCAGCATTGGAAACTAATGGTACTTTTACTATCATTAATGAAGATAATACCACATCCACATTGGAATTAGGCCCCGATACTGGAGGAGTTGCGGTCAATCCAAATGACACACGTGCATATGTGACCAATATTAACAATAATACTGTCTCTGTGATTAACACAATAAACAACAGTGTTGAAGCCACAATTAATGTTGGAAATTATCCTTCAGGAATTGCATTTGCAGGAGAGAAGGCATATGTAACCAATGTTAATAGTAACACGGTCACTGTAATTAACACAATAAACAACAACGTTATAGGCACAATTAATGTCGGAGAGCGTCCTGGTGCTATTGCAGTTGCAGGAGATAAGGCATATGTGACTAATATTAACAGCAACACTGTCACTGTAATTAACACGATAAACAACAACGTTATAGGCACAATTAATGTCGGAGAGCGTCCTGCTGGAATTGCAGTCGCAGGAGAAAAGGCATATGTGACTAATGCTAACAGCAACACTGTCACTGTGATTAACACGATAAACAACAACATTATAGGCACAATTAATGTTGGAAGCTATCCTACTGGAGTTGCAGTCGCAGGAGAAAAGGCATTTGTTTGTAATGCTAACAGCAACACTGTCACTGTGATTAACACGATAAACAACAACATTATAGGCACAATTAATGTTGGAGAATATCCTGCTGCAATTTCAGTAATAGGAAATGAAGCACATGTGACCAATCTTAACAGCAACACAGTCACTGTAATTAACACGATAAACAACAATATTATATCAACAGTGCCTTCAAGGAGCATTCCTGTTCCTCCATCCGGACATTGTGTGTGTGTTATTCCAGTACAAAAACCACCATGTCCTACGTGTCCGTGTCCTACATGTCCTTCAGTACCAAAATGTCCTACTGCAAACTTTACCAGCAGTCTCGTTCTGGTGGTGAAGTTTACTGACCTATCAAAAGAAGCGAATAAATGGTACTGGACCTTTGGAGACGGAACAAACTCAACTGAGCAGAACCCTATACACGTATACAATAAACCTGGAAACTACAAGGTTAATCTGACCGTAAGCAACAATAACTGTACAGTTAGGAAAAGTAGTGTAGTCAATGTCTGTACCTGTCCCAAGTAA
- a CDS encoding nicotianamine synthase family protein, with protein MVGEVSESVKLSSGFILGEILKLYEEIKDLPEKEILYGSSDLYGSFFQRLNSLITLDIEDNAVTELLNSRELEPIFISIYRFRNLYTIRLETGYSNKILASKSPWKTLKEFPFYENYLKLVRTEFEGFGLKREDRILFLGSGPLPLTLIVFLKQHGVKSTGIEQDTVSADLSKEVIKKLGVSEDISILNGNHFSLSTGDFITPDVSTRVIMIAAQAEPKEEILAHLLKIAPAGCKISYRIYEKGLMKLLNRDFLLNFPEGFKEQRIRPEPPAYNTVVFLEKKEFLEKKE; from the coding sequence ATGGTTGGAGAGGTCAGCGAAAGCGTTAAACTTTCATCCGGGTTCATTCTAGGGGAAATTCTCAAGCTGTATGAGGAAATAAAGGATCTGCCTGAAAAAGAGATTCTCTACGGCTCTTCCGATCTATATGGGTCATTTTTCCAGAGGTTGAATTCCCTTATTACACTGGATATTGAAGATAATGCAGTCACTGAACTTTTGAACAGCCGGGAACTGGAACCAATTTTTATCTCCATTTACAGGTTTAGAAATCTCTATACGATAAGGCTTGAAACAGGATATTCAAACAAGATTCTTGCAAGTAAATCGCCCTGGAAAACCCTTAAGGAATTCCCTTTTTACGAGAACTATCTCAAACTGGTTAGAACAGAATTCGAAGGTTTCGGGCTCAAAAGAGAGGATAGAATACTTTTTCTCGGGAGCGGACCTCTCCCTCTTACTCTGATTGTTTTTTTAAAGCAGCATGGGGTAAAAAGTACAGGGATAGAACAGGATACGGTGAGCGCAGACCTCTCAAAAGAGGTAATTAAAAAGCTTGGAGTTTCCGAAGATATCAGTATACTCAATGGAAATCATTTTTCATTGAGCACAGGAGATTTCATAACTCCTGACGTAAGTACCAGAGTCATTATGATAGCTGCCCAGGCTGAGCCTAAAGAAGAAATTCTTGCTCATCTATTGAAAATAGCACCTGCCGGGTGTAAAATCTCTTACAGAATTTATGAGAAAGGATTAATGAAACTGCTGAATAGAGATTTTTTGCTTAATTTTCCTGAAGGCTTTAAGGAGCAGAGAATCCGGCCTGAACCTCCTGCCTATAACACAGTTGTGTTTCTGGAGAAGAAAGAATTTCTGGAGAAAAAAGAGTAA
- the purS gene encoding phosphoribosylformylglycinamidine synthase subunit PurS, protein MQYQATVTIEQKAGMLDPEGTTAKRALGHLGYAVESVKTAKLYELVLEAESAEVAKQKVDEMCQKLIANPIIHNYTIELKELK, encoded by the coding sequence ATGCAGTACCAGGCAACAGTAACTATTGAACAGAAAGCAGGCATGCTTGACCCTGAAGGCACCACAGCTAAAAGGGCTCTCGGACACCTTGGATATGCAGTCGAAAGCGTGAAGACTGCAAAACTCTACGAACTAGTGCTCGAAGCCGAATCTGCTGAAGTTGCGAAGCAGAAAGTTGATGAGATGTGCCAGAAGCTTATTGCAAACCCAATCATCCACAACTATACTATAGAGCTTAAGGAACTCAAATAA